In Arthrobacter sp. B3I4, the following proteins share a genomic window:
- a CDS encoding SDR family NAD(P)-dependent oxidoreductase → MTTIAIIGAGSGLGAAVARRFGAEGFSVALISRNQGRVDALAETLAGEGIEAKGFAADVRDPESLARALERATETLGPIEVLQYSPLPQKDFMRPVLETTPADLVGPVEFSIYGPVAAVHQVLPGMRFLGENKGTILFVNGGSAVKPGRNVTGTSVAFAGQAAYAQLLNEALGEEGIQVSQLIIGGRIIEGDPEKDPAVLAGHLWDLHTKRDRFRLQISAD, encoded by the coding sequence ATGACGACTATTGCAATCATTGGAGCAGGATCAGGACTCGGCGCCGCAGTCGCGAGGCGCTTTGGCGCGGAAGGCTTCTCCGTCGCGCTGATTTCCCGCAACCAGGGACGTGTTGACGCCCTTGCCGAAACGCTCGCGGGTGAAGGCATTGAAGCCAAGGGCTTTGCTGCGGACGTCCGGGACCCGGAATCCCTCGCACGCGCCCTGGAGCGCGCCACCGAGACCCTCGGACCGATCGAGGTGTTGCAGTACAGCCCGCTGCCGCAAAAGGACTTCATGCGGCCGGTTCTCGAGACCACGCCGGCCGACCTGGTGGGCCCGGTGGAATTCTCTATCTACGGTCCGGTCGCGGCTGTCCACCAGGTCCTTCCCGGCATGCGGTTCCTCGGCGAGAACAAGGGAACAATCCTCTTTGTCAACGGCGGCTCGGCCGTGAAGCCGGGACGCAATGTCACGGGAACCTCGGTGGCCTTCGCCGGGCAGGCAGCCTACGCCCAGCTGCTCAACGAGGCCCTTGGCGAGGAAGGCATCCAGGTATCCCAGCTCATCATCGGGGGCCGCATCATCGAGGGGGATCCTGAAAAGGACCCGGCGGTTCTCGCCGGCCACCTCTGGGACCTGCACACCAAGCGTGACCGGTTCCGCCTTCAGATCAGCGCCGACTAG
- a CDS encoding SDR family oxidoreductase translates to MSTKTWFITGTSRGFGREWALAALERGDNVAATARDTTSLDGLAGEFGDQVLPMALDVTDRDAVFTAVARAQEHFGGLDVVVNNAGYGQFGTVEELSEEEARNQIETNLFGALWVTQAALPFLREQGSGHIIQVSSVGGVSAFPTVGIYHASKWALEGLSQSLAQEVEGFGIKVTLIEPGGFATDWGGSSARHATAMPAYDGVREQAANRPSRRGTPGDPKATGKAILTLVDAAEPPLRVFFGEAPLGIVTADYESRLATWNEWQPLSVAAHGG, encoded by the coding sequence TTGAGCACGAAAACCTGGTTCATTACCGGAACATCACGCGGGTTCGGCAGGGAATGGGCGCTCGCGGCCCTGGAGCGCGGGGACAACGTCGCCGCCACCGCACGGGACACCACAAGCCTCGACGGCCTCGCCGGTGAATTCGGCGATCAGGTCCTGCCGATGGCGCTTGACGTTACTGACCGGGATGCCGTCTTCACGGCGGTGGCCCGGGCGCAAGAGCACTTCGGCGGACTGGACGTTGTGGTTAACAACGCCGGCTACGGCCAATTTGGCACGGTCGAGGAACTCAGCGAAGAGGAGGCGCGGAACCAAATCGAGACCAATCTCTTCGGCGCGCTGTGGGTGACCCAGGCCGCGTTGCCGTTCCTGCGGGAGCAGGGCAGCGGCCACATCATCCAGGTTTCCTCGGTGGGTGGTGTGTCGGCCTTCCCCACTGTAGGTATCTACCACGCGTCCAAGTGGGCGCTGGAGGGACTGAGCCAGTCGCTCGCCCAGGAAGTCGAAGGGTTCGGGATCAAGGTGACGCTCATCGAGCCGGGCGGCTTCGCCACGGATTGGGGCGGCAGCTCCGCACGGCACGCGACGGCCATGCCGGCCTACGACGGAGTGCGTGAGCAGGCAGCCAACAGGCCCAGCCGCCGCGGCACGCCCGGTGACCCCAAGGCCACCGGGAAGGCCATCCTGACGCTGGTCGACGCCGCAGAGCCGCCGCTGCGCGTCTTCTTCGGCGAAGCGCCGCTCGGCATCGTCACGGCGGACTACGAGTCGCGCCTTGCGACCTGGAACGAGTGGCAGCCGCTTTCCGTCGCCGCCCACGGCGGCTAG
- a CDS encoding GlxA family transcriptional regulator codes for MINSVAMIVVPNFSVFEFGTAFEVFGVDRSDRGTGVPAFDFRVCTPEPGDVPMKSGLSMHVPLGLEAAADADLVIMTPFGKDADVPESVLEALRAAHARGAWVMSICSGAFALARAGLLDGRRCTTHWHYSQELASRYPAALVDENVLYVQDGRIITSAGTAAGIDASLHLVRVELGANVAASIARDMVVPPHRDGGQAQYIDRPMPSCGSQPIEELLRWMVRNLEEEHSVNELAARVHMSPRTFARRFRAETGATPAAWLNSQRVLRAQELLETTDLNIDEIAREAGFGHSVLLRHHFAKVLDTSPQSYRRTFRGHLQAVV; via the coding sequence ATGATCAATTCAGTGGCGATGATCGTGGTTCCCAACTTCTCCGTCTTCGAGTTCGGGACTGCCTTTGAAGTGTTTGGTGTTGACCGTTCGGACCGCGGCACGGGCGTGCCTGCCTTCGATTTCCGGGTCTGCACACCGGAGCCGGGCGACGTTCCGATGAAGTCCGGGCTGTCCATGCATGTACCGCTCGGGCTGGAAGCGGCAGCCGATGCGGACCTGGTCATCATGACGCCGTTCGGCAAGGACGCGGATGTTCCCGAGTCCGTGCTGGAGGCGTTGCGGGCCGCGCACGCGCGGGGTGCCTGGGTCATGTCCATCTGCTCCGGAGCTTTCGCGCTGGCCCGCGCCGGATTGCTCGACGGCCGCCGCTGCACCACCCACTGGCATTACTCCCAGGAGCTCGCGAGCCGCTACCCGGCCGCCCTGGTGGACGAAAATGTGCTGTACGTCCAGGACGGGCGGATTATCACCAGCGCCGGCACCGCCGCGGGAATCGATGCCAGCCTGCACCTGGTCCGGGTGGAGCTGGGCGCGAACGTGGCGGCAAGTATCGCCCGCGACATGGTCGTTCCGCCGCACCGCGACGGCGGCCAGGCCCAGTACATCGACCGGCCGATGCCCAGCTGCGGGTCGCAGCCGATCGAAGAACTGCTGCGCTGGATGGTGCGGAACCTGGAGGAGGAACACTCCGTCAACGAACTGGCAGCCCGCGTGCACATGTCGCCGCGGACCTTTGCCCGGCGTTTCCGGGCCGAGACGGGCGCGACCCCCGCGGCGTGGTTGAACTCCCAGCGGGTGCTCCGGGCCCAGGAACTGCTCGAAACCACGGACCTCAACATCGACGAGATCGCCCGGGAAGCAGGCTTTGGCCACTCAGTGCTGTTGCGGCACCACTTCGCCAAAGTGCTGGACACCAGCCCGCAGTCCTACCGGCGGACCTTCCGCGGGCATCTGCAGGCGGTGGTCTAG
- a CDS encoding protealysin inhibitor emfourin produces the protein MKITVQRSGGIAGIERVWSVEAVTPDDRNQWLSLVEACPWDELPGAAAPDAGRSVQPDRFVYSIRAGERRATLPERDLTGPWRTLVDSMRAAAEAESRRG, from the coding sequence GTGAAAATCACCGTCCAGCGCAGCGGCGGCATCGCCGGCATCGAGCGCGTCTGGAGCGTGGAGGCGGTCACCCCGGATGACCGGAACCAGTGGCTGAGCCTCGTGGAGGCCTGCCCCTGGGACGAACTGCCGGGCGCTGCTGCGCCTGACGCCGGCCGCAGCGTTCAGCCGGACCGCTTTGTCTACAGCATCCGGGCCGGCGAGCGCCGTGCCACCCTGCCGGAGCGTGACCTTACCGGGCCGTGGCGGACCCTCGTCGATTCGATGCGCGCCGCTGCCGAAGCGGAATCCCGGCGCGGCTAG
- a CDS encoding M4 family metallopeptidase: MYCSIIPPYLLRRLAAQHSEPRLQAAARAAREALQHVKSFQASRSAPAPAVPPGLRQLTPGPPQRTVYDAKGSENLPGVLVRKEGEPASGDPAADEAYDGLGSTHRLYAEAFGRNSIDGNGLPLDATVHFGQRYDNAFWDGRQMVFGDGDGDVFNRFTASLSVIGHELAHGVTQFSAGLAYRNQAGALNESLSDVFGALVEQYVKRQSASEASWLIGEGLFTDQVQGQALRSMKAPGTAYDDDVLGKDPQPDSMDSYVHTSADNGGVHLNSGIPNRAFYLVASALGGNAWETPGRIWYDTLTGGTLAAAATFSAFAKATAASAKDLYGADSAEHDAVRQAWDTVKVRL; this comes from the coding sequence ATGTACTGCTCCATCATTCCTCCCTACCTGTTGCGCCGGCTTGCCGCGCAACACTCCGAACCGCGTCTGCAGGCAGCAGCCCGCGCCGCCAGGGAAGCCCTGCAGCACGTCAAGAGTTTTCAGGCGTCCCGTTCGGCACCGGCACCGGCCGTGCCCCCGGGGCTGCGGCAGCTTACGCCCGGCCCGCCGCAGCGGACGGTGTACGACGCGAAGGGCTCGGAAAACCTGCCGGGCGTCCTGGTGCGCAAGGAGGGCGAACCCGCCTCCGGTGATCCTGCCGCGGATGAGGCCTATGACGGCCTGGGCAGCACGCACCGCCTCTATGCGGAGGCATTCGGGCGCAACTCCATCGACGGCAACGGGCTTCCCCTGGACGCCACGGTGCACTTCGGCCAGCGCTACGACAACGCGTTCTGGGACGGCCGGCAGATGGTCTTCGGGGACGGCGACGGCGACGTCTTCAACCGCTTTACGGCGTCACTGAGCGTGATCGGCCATGAGCTCGCGCACGGCGTCACCCAGTTCTCCGCCGGACTCGCCTACCGCAACCAGGCCGGCGCCCTCAACGAGTCCCTGTCGGATGTCTTTGGCGCCCTGGTGGAGCAGTACGTGAAGCGCCAGTCTGCGTCCGAGGCCAGCTGGCTGATCGGGGAGGGCCTGTTCACGGACCAGGTGCAGGGCCAGGCCCTGCGCTCCATGAAGGCTCCCGGAACCGCGTACGACGACGACGTGCTCGGTAAGGATCCGCAGCCGGACTCGATGGATTCCTATGTCCACACCAGCGCCGATAACGGCGGCGTGCACTTGAACTCAGGCATTCCCAACCGCGCCTTCTACCTGGTCGCCAGTGCGCTGGGCGGCAACGCGTGGGAGACGCCGGGGCGGATCTGGTATGACACCCTGACAGGCGGAACGCTGGCCGCCGCCGCGACCTTCAGTGCCTTCGCCAAGGCCACCGCGGCGTCCGCGAAGGATCTCTATGGCGCGGATTCCGCAGAGCATGACGCCGTCCGGCAGGCGTGGGACACTGTCAAAGTGAGGCTGTAA
- a CDS encoding cation diffusion facilitator family transporter, whose amino-acid sequence MAETEKRKKSSSTLLTVIIAFVANILVATAKSVAAFITGSASMTAEAAHSWADTGNQVFLFFAERRSVKPRDKSHPMGYGREAYVWSMFAAFGLFTAGAVVSIMHGIQQIIEPEPATDFAVAYWVLGAAFVFEGISFIQAFRQTRKAAHELERHTLEQVLISSDPTLRAVFAEDAAALIGLVVAFAGVFLHQVTGSALPDAIGSIIVGVLLAVVAVVLIDRNRRFLVGQGVTPDIERSMARRVLEHRDIARLTYLHLEFVGPRKLYLVAAVDLQGDHPEHEAAVALRRVERELEDHETVEEAVLTLSTPDEATLDFESEDSSVRPS is encoded by the coding sequence ATGGCCGAAACCGAGAAGCGCAAGAAATCCAGCTCCACCCTGCTGACCGTCATCATCGCCTTCGTAGCGAATATCCTCGTCGCGACGGCGAAGTCGGTGGCGGCGTTCATCACCGGATCGGCGTCGATGACCGCCGAGGCGGCGCACTCCTGGGCGGACACCGGAAACCAGGTGTTCTTGTTCTTCGCGGAGCGCCGGTCGGTCAAACCGCGGGACAAGAGCCACCCGATGGGTTACGGACGGGAAGCCTACGTCTGGTCAATGTTTGCGGCGTTCGGGCTCTTCACCGCCGGAGCGGTGGTGTCCATCATGCACGGCATCCAGCAGATTATCGAGCCGGAGCCGGCGACCGACTTCGCCGTGGCGTACTGGGTGCTGGGCGCGGCCTTCGTCTTCGAAGGCATCTCCTTCATCCAGGCTTTCCGTCAAACCCGGAAGGCGGCCCACGAGCTTGAACGGCACACCCTCGAGCAGGTCCTGATCAGCTCCGACCCGACCCTGCGCGCCGTCTTCGCCGAAGACGCCGCAGCCCTGATTGGCCTCGTCGTGGCGTTCGCGGGCGTGTTCCTGCACCAAGTCACCGGCTCTGCGCTGCCGGATGCCATCGGGTCCATCATTGTCGGCGTGCTGCTCGCCGTCGTCGCCGTCGTACTCATCGACCGCAACCGGCGCTTCCTAGTCGGCCAGGGCGTCACCCCGGACATTGAACGCTCCATGGCCCGCCGGGTGCTGGAGCACCGGGACATCGCCCGGCTCACCTACCTCCACCTGGAGTTCGTCGGCCCCCGCAAGCTGTACCTCGTTGCCGCAGTGGACCTGCAGGGCGACCACCCGGAACACGAAGCGGCCGTGGCCCTGCGCCGGGTGGAGCGCGAGCTGGAGGACCACGAAACGGTGGAGGAGGCCGTGCTGACGTTGTCCACCCCGGATGAAGCCACATTGGACTTCGAGTCGGAGGACAGCTCTGTCCGTCCTTCCTGA
- a CDS encoding STAS/SEC14 domain-containing protein — MDRRGLWEDVHVAPLIADGGKASVELLDDGYLHLHWQPGAHIQIEDAHAAMATVNEVCGQKQYPMLVDMASVASVSRAARGVWSIPCSASRIALLGKSPVDRVLANFFLGVHIPPCPTRFFTSRNEALDWLDADG; from the coding sequence ATGGATCGGCGCGGGCTTTGGGAGGACGTGCACGTGGCACCGCTAATCGCCGACGGCGGCAAGGCGAGCGTTGAACTGCTCGACGACGGTTACCTGCATCTGCACTGGCAGCCCGGTGCCCACATCCAGATCGAAGACGCCCATGCGGCGATGGCCACAGTGAATGAAGTCTGCGGCCAGAAGCAGTACCCCATGCTCGTTGACATGGCATCAGTGGCTTCCGTCAGCCGGGCAGCCAGGGGCGTGTGGTCCATTCCCTGCAGCGCTTCCCGCATTGCGCTGCTGGGCAAGTCCCCCGTGGACCGGGTGCTTGCGAACTTTTTTCTAGGGGTGCACATCCCGCCGTGCCCGACGCGCTTCTTCACGTCCCGCAATGAGGCCCTGGACTGGCTCGACGCAGA